The proteins below come from a single Dermacentor albipictus isolate Rhodes 1998 colony chromosome 7, USDA_Dalb.pri_finalv2, whole genome shotgun sequence genomic window:
- the LOC135910154 gene encoding uncharacterized protein, with protein MRQVAVVLELRRGLLPAMGPSLSSYCSIIALKWDYCMRAKKVWWKLLPRFRPEKTASIKGSTPLISTTGDEQHIERPRLKPALSRKLVLDNFAAALCCTACGDKVS; from the exons atgag gcaagttgctgttgtgctggagctgagaagaggtctgctgcctgcaatgggtccatctctctcaagttattgcagtattatagctctcaag tgggattactgcatgc gtgcaaaaaaagtatggtggaagctgttgccaaggttccgaccagaaaagacagccagtataaaagggtccacgccactgatctctactacaggggatgaacagcacatcgagcgccctcgactgaagccggccttgtcccggaagttggtgcttgacaactttgcggcagcactttgttgcacgg cctgtggagacaaggtttcttag